From a single Rutidosis leptorrhynchoides isolate AG116_Rl617_1_P2 chromosome 5, CSIRO_AGI_Rlap_v1, whole genome shotgun sequence genomic region:
- the LOC139848922 gene encoding uncharacterized mitochondrial protein AtMg01250-like, which yields MCLTCSRTSVLVNGSPTREFDLKSSLRQGDPLSPFLFLIIMQGLHLDIKKAVELNVIKGVNVGVDNINISHLFYADDALIVSEWDRDEMDNIKRIFNIFFLASGLKINISKSNVYGINVSDQEMTDMANHSGCSPGTFPFTYLGLLVGFNMNLIKN from the coding sequence ATGTGTCTTACGTGTTCACGAACATCGGTATTGGTTAACGGAAGTCCGACTAGAGAATTTGATCTTAAAAGCAGTCTTCGTCAAGGTGATCCTTTAAGTCCTTTTCTTTTCCTAATAATTATGCAAGGACTTCACTTGGATATTAAAAAGGCGGTTGAATTGAATGTTATTAAAGGAGTTAATGTTGGTGTTGATAATATTAACATCTCACATCTCTTTTATGCCGATGATGCTTTGATTGTTTCTGAATGGGATCGTGATGAGATGGATAACATTAAAAGAATATTTAATATCTTTTTTCTTGCGTCTGGGTTGAAGATAAACATTTCTAAATCAAATGTCTATGGTATAAATGTAAGTGATCAGGAAATGACCGATATGGCAAACCACTCAGGATGTTCACCGGGAACTTTCCCTTTTACTTACTTAGGTCTTCTAGTGGGCTTCAACATGAACTTGATTAAAAACTAG